The Diospyros lotus cultivar Yz01 chromosome 11, ASM1463336v1, whole genome shotgun sequence region CATAGTGGCCGGTGTCTCATATGCCATAAACAGTGGGTATCAGTCATGGGGTCCTCTATTTGGCAAGCTGTTCTTCGCCATCTGGGTGATCGTCCACTTGTACCCCTTCCTCAAAGGTATGTTGGGTCGCCAAAACCGAACCCCAACCATCGTCATTGTATGGTCCATCCTCCTTGCTTCCATATTCTCCTTGCTCTGGGTGCGAATCGATCCCTTCACCTCCGACGTCACAAAAAGTGCTTCAAAAGGTCAATGCGGCATCAGTTGCtagttcttcatcttcttctcttctttctctgaAGATCATTTGGATGGATCGAGTAAGGTTTGGCCATCTTCATCATACTTGCTGCCTCTTCGTAAATAGACAAGGACCAAACTATTAAATGTTGTTCAGGTCTAAgttatgttgttgttattgttgtaatttaTAAGGGTGAAGAAtatagacagagagagagaaagaaagagagagcacCCTTCTGTTTGTTCTGTTGTTTTGTCTTTGTAATACCCGTGTTTCATATACTAAAATTTGTTCTGTCAAGTGTTGAGATGggtcattattattattagaacaGGTGTTCCAAACTCCTGGGTTGGTTGGCTTTGCTGTTGTTGTGGAGCCCTTTGCATGGTTTGATATGGAGATGTTGTATGCCCTACAGACTGGCTGGTTGGGAGCCTACCATGAACTTTGTCCCATTCATAGGGTTAGGTTTTAGATTTTATAGGGTTTGTAGATATTTCATTGCTCACCGGGCACCAAACGTCCTGCCTGTTGGAGCATCCCTTGAACCGTTGTCCCATAGGTTTTATGGGACTAGTAGATATTTCATTGCTCATTCGTGCTATAGGGATGTTTAGGTCTTTTAAGGATAATCCCTCTTGAGTTATTTGTCATCGTGTTATTAACTGTTTTTATCTTTAAAGGGGTAGTATATAGTCTTACAACCTCATTTATAAGGTTAAGTTTTATCGAATTAATAAATATCTCGATATTTATTAGGTGCCAAAGGGATGTTTAGGTTTTTTTAGGATAATCCTTCTTGAGTTATTTTGTGATTGTGTTATTAACTTCTTTtatcttaatctttttttttataaataaaatattgcatttaaaaaatcttgaaaaatcaacatCAAAAGTTAGGACATATTTCAAGTATCACGAAAACACTAAATCAAGAATATAAcaacaaaaaaccaaaaatcaataaaaagagATTCTTCTCATAGCATAAtcatataagaaaattaattatgctTTTCTTATATGATTATGCTAAAGGAAGTTATTAATGATGTTTCATAGTCTAACTCTGTAATGTACTAGAAAATGATAATGTAGATAGCTCGGttcaaaaaatacattaaatgagATGCACAAATTGGGACATAATCGTTACCTATCGAACAAGTTGATTTGTCACATGTCAAGAACTTTTACCACGTCATCTTTAAGTCACATAtagaatttctatttttatctaCGTTAAGGCCattcaaatttcttaaaaagttaaaaaaataaaaaataacacttaTCGGGagtacaaataataaaaaaaaagcacTATAGAGTTCTGCAAgctctttattttaaatttactatatatatttaataattacatGACAATACTCATATACAACAAGAAATGTAgtgattttatgaaaaaaataataatcacaacgaaaacttatatataattcttGATGAAAGTAttgagtttaaaaaataattcaccATGAGATGTTATAGTTTggaaatttaaatatatcattttattaaatgtaaaatttttattaaaatttagatattatTTCATTACGCATTTATTTACGTAATAAAAAATGTTTGATTGATATTATTATGtaaagttattattattgttgtaagaataaatttttatcaaaaagaaatttaattattctaagaagaaaaaataagtttatttttttacttttgtgaGGTAGAAAAATGCTTTTCATATTTATCTTCATAAAAACGCTTTTCAACGTTCAAGCGCTTTGCTGGCAGCGCCTTGAAAGTCACCGCGAGagggagacagagagagagagagagagagtagggtTTGTGTTTGGGAGGTGGGGAAATGGAAGGGATAACAGAGGGAGTGAAGAGCTTGCATGTATCTGAAGTTGAATACCAGAAGAGGAATCGTATCCAGGTCTCCAACACCAAGAAGCCGCTCTTCTTCTATGTCAATCTCTCCAAGGTacgaatatatatgtatatatatatatatgtacgcatATGGGTATCTGCTTAGGGTTTATCGATTTTGATTTTGACCAAAAAACCCTCCATTTGGTTGCTGGGAAAATCTTGTAAGAGTTGATTCTGTCGGAGTTTGCGGAAATTAGTGGAACGAAGAGCTTGGGCATTGTGCTTatccaaaaaaggaaaagaaaagggctTGGAAAATGTATTGGAATAGTATGTATGTACGGATTTATTGAGGGGAAAGGGGGTTTCCCTAGTTGAGGCCTGCTAATTATGGGTTTTGATCTATTTTTGCTGCATTACCTGTATAAGCATGATTATGTGCTAGATTTATTACATGCATTTTTGTATCATTTAGTCATATTTTGCTCCATGATGGTATTTGCAGAGATATATGCAGCAATACGATGAGGTTGAGCTGTCTGGTCTCGGAATGGGTATTGCTTTAAATCTCCCTATACTTTTCTTAATCTCCCTTAATATGATTATCTGTTTGGATAAATCACAGATGATTGTTGCCCACAAAAATGTGATTCAATCATATTGCACCATGGTTATCTTacaaacacacgcacacacagtgCACCATCCGTCCATGCCTGCTATGTGGCTTTGGGATCTTAATTATACAGACCCACATTGACAGTGGAACGAATTTTGTCTGATTTATGGTTTATTTAATTAGCATTAACAAACTCAACTCTTcaaattattctcctcaaatttTCATTAGCTTTTTTGTAACACTAATCCCCACAGCATAGAGTTCTATTTTGTTGCTTTCACACATCTTTTATTATCTGGAGGATATATGTTCCTATCTTTTCCACACTCAGCATACCTTTTCCTAGATTCTTTTACCTTTTCAGGTCTTGAATAATGGGCCAAAATGTAGTTTGAGGGGGTATTTCAAATGATCTCACAACCTGTAGACAGttgtttatcaaaattttttgttGAAGTCACAAATATAATGTGATTTGGGGTTTTCAACTGCACTACTCAAGAAGGAAAAACATTAGTTGAACCCAGGCCTATAAGTTTTCATCCAAATTCCATGAGCTAGAGGCCCAAAGTagtaacacacacacaaatcTTAAGCTCCAGTTCAAATTgcataaattcaaataaaaatatggacGGATGGGTTCTTTTGGTTTGCCTGGAAATGGAAACTTTTTGGAAACATGATGGAAATGGGGAAAATTGAGAGACAACACGAAATATTTGGAAACATAAACCAAGATTCCATATATTTGTATTCTTTAAGATTGTATACAAGCCACCAAGGCGTATATAATCATTTGAACTATAGAATTTGCAATTAAATTTGACAAAGCTATAATATGAAACTGACATGGTAGAAACTGATTTCTAGGTTCTATAATTTGATTGGGGCAGTTAAGATATCCatacaaattataattaaaggGTGTCCCCAGTGCACAAGGTTCTCTATACCTTGAAAGGGTAAGAGGATGGATGTTTTCGTACGTAACTTTACTCTTGCCTTGCAAAGAGACTGGTTCTAAAAATTGAAACCTGTAAACTCCAAGTCACGAAGGAGCAACTTGACGGTTGCTACCAAGACTCGCTTGAAAgaagttttgaatattttgtttaCCTCCATTAGAAAGGTGTTGGGATCTTATCCCCCCcaacacaccccccccccccccccccccaaaaaaaaaaaaaaagaagaaagaaaggaaggtGTATAGGATTCTCCTTGAATGGTTAATTTCTCTGATAATAAAACTGGTTGACAAGTAAATAGTTACTAAATGGCATCCTTTGGCAAAAATTCATGCCCACGATTACTTTCATGAATCATGATCAACAAGGTACACTCTTTTCCCTCAGATTGGTGATGCATCTCAAGGTCATATACGCATATGTTTGTATGTACATTGCATGGATATATTTGATGGAAACTCCATCTCCATTCAAATGTGAACTCTGCTGAGGGAAAATATCAATGGCAATTTAGTGTTAGTAGGCACAGTGGTTATGCATTGGGTTCTGACATGTTATGATAACTAACTGCCTCCTTTCTGATGGTAATTTTTACTTGAACGTTACATGGCGTGCGCCTTGTAGCCCAAAATCACTTGTGGTGCTTCCTAAAATTATATCTTCTTGTGGTTGGCTCGTTGAAGGATTGACATGTTACATTCTATGATAACTGCAGCAATTGCAACAGTGGTCACTGTGGCTGAAATTCTGAAGAACAATGGATTTGCTGTTGTAAAAAGTAAGTACCTTGCTTTCCTAACAAACCTTTTTATCCTTTCTAGCCTTTTTGGTTGGTGGAGCTCATATTTGTAACATTTTCATTGTACAGAAATCCGTACATTGACTGTGGATATGAGGGATGAAGGAGAAACTCGACCCCTTCCAAAAGCAAAggtaaatttgaaaaagaatgaCACATTAAACTGATCCTTTTCTAAGCCAACAACTATAAAACCACCAATACCAAATCTTAACTCCACCAAGTTGGATTGGCTACTTGGATTCTAGCCTTTATCTATGCCATCTCTTTTTGTATAATCGTTATAACTCATCTTATGCTTGTAATTTCTTTTACCAAGTTTTCTCAT contains the following coding sequences:
- the LOC127812584 gene encoding uncharacterized protein At2g34160-like, with translation MEGITEGVKSLHVSEVEYQKRNRIQVSNTKKPLFFYVNLSKRYMQQYDEVELSGLGMAIATVVTVAEILKNNGFAVVKKIRTLTVDMRDEGETRPLPKAKIEILLGKAENFDELMAAEAEGREVGDGEEHN